The DNA region GCCATCCTGGTCTTTGCCCGCACCTCGCCACCGCCCGCCGCCGACAAGCGGCATTTGGGCATCTCGGCCTTTCTGGTCGAGAAACCGCGCGGCGAACTGCCCGCGAACTGCAGCGGCGCGCCGATCCCCAAGATCGGCTATTTTGGCTGGAACACGTTTGAGCTGTCGTTCGATGGCTGCCGCGTCCCGGCCAGAGCAATGATCGGCGACGAGGGCAAGGCGTTCTACATGATGGCCGCCGGGCTGGAAACCGCCCGCGCCCATACCGCTGCGCGCTCCATCGGACTGGCGCAGGGCGCTCTGGACGATGCCATTGCCTACGCCAGGGACCGACGCCAATTCGCCGTGCCGATCGCGGAATTCCAGGCGATCCGCTTCAAGATCGCCACCATGGCCACCAAGATCGAGGCCGCGCGCCAGCTGCTCTATCATGTCTGCACCCAGATCGACCTGGGCAAGCGCTGCGATACCGAATCCTCGATGGTGAAATATTTCGCCTCCGAGATCGCCGAAGAGGTGACCTCGGAATCGCTGCAGATCCATGGCGGCGCGGGCTATACGAAACTCTTTGCGGTTGAACGCCACTGGCGCGACGCGCGGCTGACCAAGATCTTCGAGGGCACCTCGGAGATCCAGCAGCGGATCATTTCGGACAACCTGCTGGGCCGCTCCGAGATCGACAAGCAGATCGCCCGCAACGCCTATTCCAAGACCTACGGGTGATACCATGTTTATGACCCCCTCTGACCTGACCTCGCGCGATACCTATTTCGAGGATTTCGAACCCGGCGAGGTGATCCGCCACGCCCGCGGCAAGACCATGACCGAGATGGACAATGTGCTGCTGACCAATCTGGTGATGAACACCGCCCACGCCCATTTCAACGAGGACTTCATGAAGGACGCCTTCAAGGGCGTCGCGGGGTTCGATACCCGCGTGGTCTATGGCGGGCTGAACTTTTCGCTGGTGGTCGGGCTGGCCGCGCAGGACACCGGCGAACAGGTGATCGCCGAACTGGGCATGGATGCCATCCGGCTCCGCACCCCGGTGCATCATGGCGATACGCTCTATGCCTTTACCGAGGTGCTGGAAAAACGCGATGCCGACAGGGCGGACGCCGGGATCATCCGGTTCAAGCACTATGGCATCAACCAGCAGGACAAGCTGGTCTGCGAACTGGAACGGACCGTGCTGATCCGCCGCCGGGTGGCGGCATGAGCGACACGGCCCCCGCTGGACCGCTGGACGGCATCACTGTTCTGGACCTTACCGCGATGCTGGCCGGTCCCTTTGCCACCATGGTGCTGGGCGATCTCGGAGCCCGCATCATCAAGGTCGAATCCGCCGAGGGCGACATGGTCCGCCCCTCGGCCCGCCTGCCCGGCAATGACGATCCCAAGGGGTTCGGCGGCTATTTCCAGTCGATCAACCGCAACAAGGAATCCATCGTCATCGATCTCAAGTCGGCCGGGGGCAAAGAGATCGTCCGCCGTCTCGCCGCGCAGTCCGACATCGTGGTCGAGAATTTCCGCGCCGGGGTGATGGATCGTCTGGGCCTGTCCTACGAGGACCTCAGCGCGCTCAGACCCGGTCTGGTCTATGGTTGCATCCGCGGCTTTGGCGACGCGCGGACCGGCCGTAGCCCCTATGCCGACTGGCCCGCCTTTGACGTGGTCGCCCAGGCCATGGGCGGCATCATGGGGATCACCGGTCTGGCGGGGGGCGAGCCGACCAAGATCGGCGCCGGGATCGGCGACACCGTGCCCTCGCTCTTTCTGGCGACCGGGGTACTGGCCGCGCTGCACCGGGCCCGCGCCACCGGCGAAAGCCAGTTCGTCGACGTGGGCATGTACGACTCGGTCCTCGCCGTCTGTGAACGCATCGTCTACCAGAACTCGTATTTCGACGAGAACCCCGGCCCCGAGGGATCGAGCCACCCGCTGCTCTGCCCCTTCGGCCTGTTCCCCACCACCGACGGCCATGTCGCCATCGGCTGCCCGCGCGATCACTTCTGGGCGATCCTGGCCGAAGAGATGGGCCAGCCCGCCCTTGCCACCGATCCCAGGTTCCGCACCAACGAAGACCGGGTGAAACACCGCGCCCGGACCGAGGCGCTGGTTCGCGACTGGACCGCGCGGCTGTCCAAGCAGCAGATCATGGAGCGGCTCGGCGGGCGTATCCCCCTCGGACCGGTGAACCGCGCGGGCGACATCGTCACCGATCCCCATGTCGCCGCGCGCAACATGCTGGCCACCGTCGATCAGCCCGGTCCCGGCGGCCGCGAGGTGCAGATCGTGAACACGCCGATCCACCTGCTCGAAACCCCCGGCGGCGTGCGCAACCGCAGCCCGCTGCTGGGCGAACATACCGACCGGGTCCTGGCCGAAATCGGCTTCGGACCCGACGACATTACCGAACTCCACGCCTCGGGCGTGGTCGCCTAGGAGACCCCAATGAAGAACACCACCCGCCCGAAGCGCCTGCGGCGCTGCCAGCTCTCCGTGCCCGGAAGCTCCGAAAAGATGATGCGCAAGGCCGCCGGAATGGACCTCGACTACGTCTTTCTCGATCTTGAGGACGCCGTGGCCCCGAACCGCAAGAAAGAGGCGCGCGGCATGGTGGTCGAGGTGCTGAATACGCTCGACTTTGGCCGCACCACGCGCTGCGTGCGCATCAACGACACCGGCACACCCTATTGCTACGGCGATATCATCGAGGTGGTCACCGGCGCGCGCGAGAATGTCGATGTGATCATGCTGACTAAGCCCTTCACCCCCGCCGATCTGCTCTTTGTGGACAAGCTGCTCAGCCAGCTCGAGGCGGATCTGGGCCTGACCAAGAAGATCGGGCTGGAATGTCTGATCGAAGAGGTCGAGGCCATGGTCGCCGTGAACGAGATCGCCTCCTGTACCCCCCGGCTCGAGGCGCTGATCTTCGGTATCGGAGACTATTCCGCCAGCCAGGGCGTCCCCTTTGCCGAGATCGAGGGCAAGGGCGATTACCCCGCAGACATATGGCACTACCAACGGCACCGGCTGATCATGGCCTGCCGGGCCAATGGCATCGACGCGGTGGACGGACCTTTCCCCGATTTCACCGACGCCGATCAGTTCCGCATCGAATGCCAGCGTGCGCAGATGCTGGGTGCAGTTGGAAAATGGGCGATACACCCCAGCCAAGTCACCATCGCACAAGAGGTATTCTCGCCTGCACAGGACGATGTGGACCGGGCGCGCGAGATCAAGGCGCTCTATGACGAGGCGCTGGACAAGGGCCTGGGCGCGGTGACCTACGAAGGCAAGATGATCGACATTGCCGTTGTGCGCCTGCTGCAGAACACGATCGACATGGCCGACCTGATCGGCATGTAGAATAAACCAAAGGAGCGGCAGCCAGCATCGGGCGACGGCTCCTAGACAATAACTGGAACTTTAAGGAGTGACCGCAGATGAAGGTGCTTGTGCCTGTCAAACGCGTGATCGACTACAACGTGTTAAAGGCTGGGAGTCACGCCTGCTCGTTGTCTATGTAACGGAAGCCGCGCACGAGCAAAGCCTTGCTCTGATCTATGCTGGCCTAACCCGATTGAAGCGGAGTCAGGAAGGGAGCTGGCTGACAGTTGTGTGTTCCGCACCGCAGCTCCACGATTACGGTCGGACATTCCCAGATCATGTGGCGGTGACGGACACAGCTGTATTGTAGGTGGTATCGGCACAAACGGTCGTTTTTGTCCGCCTCGCCTGCCCCGCCCAGGATCAACCGCTTAGCTAAGACAAAAAGGGGTAGATTCCGGTAGGGGGCAGGATCGTATCACAAGGCATTTTGGCGGTGCCGCCTGACGATGTCCGTGACGGTGTTTTTCGAGATGCCGAGGTCCCGGGCGATCCATCTGTATGACCTTCCGTCTTTGACAGCCTGTAGCACCTTCGGAGCCAGCTTGTCGGACTTGGGGCGCTGTCCTGGCTGGCGCCCAAGCTTCTTGCCGCGTGCTCGCGCCGCGGCGAGGCCGGATTTCACGCGCTCGCTGAGCAGATCGCGCTCGAATTGCGCGATCCCGGCCAGCATGGTGGCCATCATCCGACCGTGAGGTGTGTCGAGCTCGAAGGTCATGCCGTTCATAGCCACGACCGAGACTTTCCAGCCCGCAAGCCGATTGAGGGTATCGAGCAGGTCCT from Paracoccus sp. SCSIO 75233 includes:
- a CDS encoding CaiB/BaiF CoA-transferase family protein, which translates into the protein MSDTAPAGPLDGITVLDLTAMLAGPFATMVLGDLGARIIKVESAEGDMVRPSARLPGNDDPKGFGGYFQSINRNKESIVIDLKSAGGKEIVRRLAAQSDIVVENFRAGVMDRLGLSYEDLSALRPGLVYGCIRGFGDARTGRSPYADWPAFDVVAQAMGGIMGITGLAGGEPTKIGAGIGDTVPSLFLATGVLAALHRARATGESQFVDVGMYDSVLAVCERIVYQNSYFDENPGPEGSSHPLLCPFGLFPTTDGHVAIGCPRDHFWAILAEEMGQPALATDPRFRTNEDRVKHRARTEALVRDWTARLSKQQIMERLGGRIPLGPVNRAGDIVTDPHVAARNMLATVDQPGPGGREVQIVNTPIHLLETPGGVRNRSPLLGEHTDRVLAEIGFGPDDITELHASGVVA
- a CDS encoding acyl-CoA dehydrogenase family protein: MTEPLTPNQGYLTEERLMIRDLARDFTRNEVLPAANRLDPEHGTIPPELITKMADLGLFGITVPEDEGGQGLGAFEYCLVAEELARGWMSVASLIARGNGTFYKEGLRKDHPRRQELLSRSASGDMLVAYALSEPNTGSDLSSIACRAVKDGEDWLISGQKYWCTFADGADAILVFARTSPPPAADKRHLGISAFLVEKPRGELPANCSGAPIPKIGYFGWNTFELSFDGCRVPARAMIGDEGKAFYMMAAGLETARAHTAARSIGLAQGALDDAIAYARDRRQFAVPIAEFQAIRFKIATMATKIEAARQLLYHVCTQIDLGKRCDTESSMVKYFASEIAEEVTSESLQIHGGAGYTKLFAVERHWRDARLTKIFEGTSEIQQRIISDNLLGRSEIDKQIARNAYSKTYG
- a CDS encoding CoA ester lyase, which encodes MKNTTRPKRLRRCQLSVPGSSEKMMRKAAGMDLDYVFLDLEDAVAPNRKKEARGMVVEVLNTLDFGRTTRCVRINDTGTPYCYGDIIEVVTGARENVDVIMLTKPFTPADLLFVDKLLSQLEADLGLTKKIGLECLIEEVEAMVAVNEIASCTPRLEALIFGIGDYSASQGVPFAEIEGKGDYPADIWHYQRHRLIMACRANGIDAVDGPFPDFTDADQFRIECQRAQMLGAVGKWAIHPSQVTIAQEVFSPAQDDVDRAREIKALYDEALDKGLGAVTYEGKMIDIAVVRLLQNTIDMADLIGM
- a CDS encoding MaoC family dehydratase, producing MTPSDLTSRDTYFEDFEPGEVIRHARGKTMTEMDNVLLTNLVMNTAHAHFNEDFMKDAFKGVAGFDTRVVYGGLNFSLVVGLAAQDTGEQVIAELGMDAIRLRTPVHHGDTLYAFTEVLEKRDADRADAGIIRFKHYGINQQDKLVCELERTVLIRRRVAA
- a CDS encoding recombinase family protein, which encodes MGQRAAIYARVSTSDQSCERQVAELTAFAERGGYDVVGVFKETASGASANRAARNQILDLAQARQIDAILVSELSRWGRSTQDLLDTLNRLAGWKVSVVAMNGMTFELDTPHGRMMATMLAGIAQFERDLLSERVKSGLAAARARGKKLGRQPGQRPKSDKLAPKVLQAVKDGRSYRWIARDLGISKNTVTDIVRRHRQNAL